The DNA segment AGCGGGTGGTGATCGTGGTGGCCCAGCTCAGGGAGGCCGTGGTGGGCGGCCGGCGGGCGGTGAGGCGGGCGTGGGTGAGTTCGGGCAGGGTCCGGATGTCGAGGGGGATGCGCTGTCGGGGGTCGCTGGAGGCTTGATGGTGACGGGTGCAGATCATGGCCCGGGGCAGGTCGGGCGCGGGGTGGATCCACGCGGGGGCGGCGTGGTGGGGCGGGCGGCGCAGGGTGCAGGCGGGGCAGGCCGGCAGGGGCTGCACGGCGGGGACGAGGGGCTGCCAGCGGGCGGTGGCGGTGGGGGCGGTGGCGATGGTGGCGGGCGGGGGCCGGCGGGTCAGTGCGCGGTTGAGGTGGGCGGGCGGGATGCGGGTGAAGGCGGCCAGGCGGCGGGCGGCTTCGTTGCTGAGGTGGAGTTCGGTGGCGTGCGGGGCGGCGGGGGTGCCGGTGGCGGTGATGTGCAGGCCGTCCAGGAGGTGGGCGGGGGAGAGGTGGTAGGCGGCGGCGAGGCGGGTGAGGTAGGAGGCTGCCGTTTCGCGGGGCAGCGGTCGCACGCGCAGCGCGCCGGGCGGGCTGGGCCACATCGTGCCGGGCCGCACCGCGGGCGTGGGGCGGGCCTGGGTGGGGGCGGTCACCGGCCGGGGCGGGTGCGGCGGGCGGGGGTTCGGGGCCGGTAGTGCTCTTCGGCGAGGTGGTCCAGTGCGATGGTGTCCAGCAGGGTCTTGGTGATGCGTTCGGTGCCTTCGCAGATGGCTTCGATGGCGGCCTGGCGGATCAGGCGTGAGAGGCTGCCGATGCGTCCGGCGGTCCGTTCGTGCAGGTACGGCGCCAGCCTGGGCAGGCTGCCGGTGCGGTGCGCGGTGAGGTCGAGGG comes from the Streptomyces angustmyceticus genome and includes:
- a CDS encoding TniQ family protein; the protein is MWPSPPGALRVRPLPRETAASYLTRLAAAYHLSPAHLLDGLHITATGTPAAPHATELHLSNEAARRLAAFTRIPPAHLNRALTRRPPPATIATAPTATARWQPLVPAVQPLPACPACTLRRPPHHAAPAWIHPAPDLPRAMICTRHHQASSDPRQRIPLDIRTLPELTHARLTARRPPTTASLSWATTITTRWYDHHQHLHTRWHTRLHQLTTANPHLTHSPASPALTCRTLITYPETLTLATTLDRLPRHPPDPHPADRLPPPPRPPPPPDPPRTRRPRPALATPHHPLNQPTPHTAPALTQPASTGTYRRANHTEQKPPPRSAHCATPNTQLNPRIPRHRAPGFA